A stretch of Megalobrama amblycephala isolate DHTTF-2021 linkage group LG14, ASM1881202v1, whole genome shotgun sequence DNA encodes these proteins:
- the LOC125246036 gene encoding uncharacterized protein LOC125246036, with translation MADQCHMCLLRLIILCPLLTGTSGTEVTHVFSSSGENVHLPCNNDLSGCTSTTWIYNRHSETVELIAGGKKKNNIERRERLSVGSDCSLNIKKVTQEDYGIYTCRQYVNGQKQGTDAPVYLHFLHVSSSSSQTEIRPGSSVTLYCQLYYYGVSCDSLVRTEGIQLVWVNQAGVNLVTDSRYQISFSSTRCIITLTTTLLNEDLNREWRCQVTQRNQLKTSATFTVKFSDPTETRTPNPVTNSKTATTVYKPVTQSAPVDSTTLIPVSSSNSEKKSSRTTADPTQQEIMIIIKTAVFVAPTVILLQIICARRAGRKDSHHPEEMEMPTTVLE, from the exons atggcTGATCAGTGTCACATGTGTTTGCTGCGACTGATTATTCTCTGTCCACTTCTGACAG GTACAAGTGGAACAGAAGTAACTCATGTGTTCAGCAGTTCTGGTGAAAATGTCCATCTACCCTGTAATAATGATCTTTCTGGCTGCACATCAACTACATGGATCTATAACAGACATTCAGAGACAGTTGAACTGATTGCTGGAGGGAAAAAGAAGAATAACATAGAGAGACGTGAGAGACTGAGTGTGGGGTCTGACTGCTCTCTGAACATCAAGAAAGTCACACAAGAAGATTATGGAATTTACACCTGCCGACAATATgtgaatggacaaaaacaagGAACTGATGCACCTGTTTATCTGCATTTTCTTCATG tctcttcatcatcctcACAGACTGAGATCAGACCAGGCAGCTCTGTGACTCTCTACTGTCAGTTGTATTATTATGGAGTCTCTTGTGATAGTTTGGTCCGTACTGAGGGAATTCAGCTGGTCTGGGTGAATCAGGCTGGTGTGAATCTGGTGACAGACTCCAGATATCAGATATCATTCTCCTCGACACGCTGTATCATCACTCTGACtacaacactcctgaatgaagaTCTCAACAGAGAGTGGAGATGTCAGGTTACTCAGAGAAATCAACTGAAGACCTCAGCTACATTTACTGTCAAGTTTTCAG ATCCAACTGAGACAAGGACACCAAATCCAGTCACCAACTCAAAGACAGCCACAACTGTATATAAACCAGTAACACAATCAG CTCCAGTCGATTCAACAACACTGATTCCAGTCAGCAGCTCAAACTCTGAGAAGAAATCAAGCCGAACTACAGCAGATCCAACACAACAAG agattatgattattattaagacTGCAGTGTTTGTTGCTCCTACTGTGATTcttcttcagatcatctgtgcaAGAAGAGCTG gAAGGAAAGACTCACACCACCCAGAGGAGATGGAGATGCCTACTACAGTATTAGAATAA